Proteins encoded by one window of Aphis gossypii isolate Hap1 chromosome X, ASM2018417v2, whole genome shotgun sequence:
- the LOC114126484 gene encoding zinc finger protein 658B-like, whose protein sequence is MEHQKIYTEIDSNKSFSQKGNLKEHLRTHTEENPYQCNICEKSFIHHRNVIRHQRTHSGEKPYQCDVCDKSFTRNFTLKEHRRIHTGENPYQCDVCDKSFSQKSNLKEHLRTHTGEKPYQCDVCDKSFSQKGNLKAHLRTHTEENPYQCNICGKLFIHHRNVIRHQRTHSGEKPYQCDVCDKSFTRNFTLKEHRRIHTGENPYQCDVCDKSFSQKSNLKEHLRTHTGEKPYQCDVCDKSFSQKGNLKAHLRTHTEENPYQCNICGKLFIHHRNVIRHQRTHSGEKPYQCDVCDKSFTRNFTLKEHRRIHTGENPYQCDVCDKSFSQKSNLKEHLRTHTGEKPYQCDVCDKSFSQKSNLKEHLRTHTGEKPYQCDVCDKSFSQKSNLKEHLRIHTGEKPYQCNVCSKSFTHNSGLIFHQLTHTGEKPYQCDVCDKSFARHFTLKEHLRIHTGEKPYQCDVCDKSFSQKSNLKEHLRTHTGEKPYQCDVCDKSFSQKSNLKEHLRIHTGEKPYQCNVCSKSFTHNSGLIFHQLTHTGEKPYQCDVCEKSFTVNSYLKKHHRTHTGEKPYQCDVGDKSFANYSNKIVHRKTHTGAVV, encoded by the coding sequence atggaacaTCAAAAGATATACACAGAAATAGAtagtaataaatcattttctcAAAAAGGTAATCTAAAAGAACACCTTCGAACCCATACGGAAGAAAACCCATACCAATGTAACATTTGTGAAAAATCGTTTATTCACCACCGTAATGTGATACGTCATCAGCGAACTCACTCAGGAGAAAAGCCATACCAGTGTGATGTGTGTGATAAATCATTTACTCGAAATTTTACTCTAAAAGAACACCGTCGAATCCACACAGGAGAAAATCCATACCAGTGTGATGTGTGTGATAAATCATTTTCTCAAAAAAGTAATCTAAAAGAACACCTTCGAACTCATACGGGAGAAAAGCCATACCAGTGTGATGTGTGTGATAAATCATTTTCTCAAAAAGGCAATCTAAAAGCACACCTTCGAACCCATACGGAAGAAAACCCATACCAATGTAACATTTGTggaaaattgtttattcaCCACCGTAATGTGATACGTCATCAGCGAACTCACTCAGGAGAAAAGCCATACCAGTGTGATGTGTGTGATAAATCATTTACTCGAAATTTTACTCTAAAAGAACACCGTCGAATCCACACAGGAGAAAATCCATACCAGTGTGATGTGTGTGATAAATCATTTTCTCAAAAAAGTAATCTAAAAGAACACCTTCGAACTCATACGGGAGAAAAGCCATACCAGTGTGATGTGTGTGATAAATCATTTTCTCAAAAAGGCAATCTAAAAGCACACCTTCGAACCCATACGGAAGAAAACCCATACCAATGTAACATTTGTggaaaattgtttattcaCCACCGTAATGTGATACGTCATCAGCGAACTCACTCAGGAGAAAAGCCATACCAGTGTGATGTGTGTGATAAATCATTTACTCGAAATTTTACTCTAAAAGAACACCGTCGAATCCACACAGGAGAAAATCCATACCAGTGTGATGTGTGTGATAAATCATTTTCTCAAAAAAGTAATCTAAAAGAACACCTTCGAACTCATACGGGAGAAAAGCCATACCAGTGTGATGTGTGTGATAAATCATTTTCTCAAAAAAGTAATCTAAAAGAACACCTTCGAACTCATACGGGAGAAAAGCCATATCAATGTGATGTGTGTGATAAATCATTTTCTCAAAAAAGTAATCTAAAAGAACACCTTCGAATTCATACGGGAGAAAAACCATACCAGTGTAACGTTTGTAGCAAATCGTTTACTCATAACAGTGGTCTGATATTTCATCAGCTAACGCATACGGGAGAGAAACCATATCAATGTGATGTGTGTGATAAATCATTTGCTCGACATTTTACTCTAAAAGAACACCTTCGAATTCATACGGGAGAAAAGCCATATCAATGTGATGTGTGTGATAAATCATTTTCTCAAAAAAGTAATCTAAAAGAACACCTTCGAACTCATACGGGAGAAAAGCCATATCAATGTGATGTGTGTGATAAATCATTTTCTCAAAAAAGTAATCTAAAAGAACACCTTCGAATTCATACGGGAGAAAAACCATACCAGTGTAACGTTTGTAGCAAATCGTTTACTCATAACAGTGGTCTGATATTTCATCAGCTAACGCATACAGGAGAGAAACCATATCAGTGTGATGTATGTGAAAAATCGTTTACTGTTAATAGTTatctaaaaaaacatcatCGAACGCACACGGGAGAGAAGCCATACCAGTGTGATGTGGGTGATAAATCGTTTgctaattatagtaataaaatagtacacCGTAAAACTCACACGGGAGCAGTGGTGTAA